In Candidatus Electrothrix scaldis, the genomic window GGAAACCAAAGAATACTTATTCCGTTTGGAGTAGCAACAGTTCATGCACCCGTTGCTGGATAAAGTTTTCAATAATGCTCAAGCGATGAGCAGGTAGGTTATAGCGGGGATGCCTTCTGAAACGGAAATTGATCAGCCTGCGCAGTTTCTTCTTCTGTGCGGCGGTGATCACCTGTTGTGCAAAGACCACAAAGTCCTGTGAGGTTGCCATTAAGCGGGTGCCGATATAATTTTTCATATCCTGAAGGTCATCGTCCATTGCGTAGTTAAACAGCGACAGACCGTTATCAAAGATCGGGGCTGTATCGACAATTGAGTTGCTGTCGTTGTCGATGAGTAGGCCGAAATTACCGAAATGCCGGTCCTCGTTGCATATGACCGCATCAAAAATGAGCATGTCGATGAGCGAATCATAATATCTCTCGCCGAGTTGCTTGTAATACTGCATCACAACCGGCCAGCCGCCCTCCGGCACAAGTCTTCCAGCCGGAATATACGCCCTGTTAAGGCTGGTAAAGAGTTCACAGGTTGAACAGAGCTGCCCTTTCCATTGGCGAAGATTATATTCGACAGCATTCAACCCCATAGTCTGGGCGATTTGCCAGGCGTAAAATTCGGAATACGGTTCATTGCCTGCATTGGCCGCGCCAGTGGAACCCGCCTTATACAGGACAATCTTCCCCCCTGTCCTGCGCCAGCATTTCGCCAGCATTCCCCCTGTGGTCAACTCCGGGGTTGAAGCAAAATCACTCCGTATGTACTCGCCGTAGCCGGTGTAGGCGATCAGCGAGAGGATACGGCTGAACCTGTTTTCATAGAGATTATAGCGGGCAAAGGTTCCGTTAAAAGATTCCTCCGCAACCCAGTAGCAGTCATTCAGAGACAGACCCCGGCAGATATCGATAATCCCTTTGGTATCGTTGACGTTCAAACCGAGCTTTGCCAGAAAACTCTGAACAAAGGCCCTGTTGCGCGGGATAATCCGACGTTTGAGCCATTTCAGCAGACCGGTGTCGGTTGGGTCAAGGTCAAGGGGGAATAAGTGCTGCGTGTTGCTGTTGCATTCAAGGATTTGCGCAGACAGGCCAGCAATGGGGTCGGAGTGCAGATTGAATCTGAGTAATGCTTGGTCGCGATGTTTGAGGAGATAGGTCATGGGGGAGTTCTCTGGTGATATTGCTGACAGCCGTTCATGCATCCCTCTCGGCTCATTTGTAGAAGCTCTTTGATGAGTAAAATAACATCTTGATATTCCTTTACTTTTATTGCCCTTCCCTAATTCCTGACAGTCAGAAAAAAAGCAATCTTTGCAACGAGAACTTATTCTTCTATAAAGCTGTTATCATAGATAAAGCTTAACTCATCTTTAAATCCCCAGCCATCACATGCCTCACTTACAATCTTTTCACATTTTTTTTGAAATGGAGATAGACTGCCGTGTTTTTCCGCTAACCCGATAGCATCGTTAAACATATTACACATACTGCTATAGAATGGCGCATCAATATCACCATACTGAGCAGTGTAATTAACTCCTTGTTCAACATAATGAAGCATAATATCTACGATGAGATGAGGCTTGTCTGAGATTTTTTTGAAATCACTTATCGCCTTCTTGGCAACTGACAATCGTGCTTTTCCATAGCCTCTTTTCGGAAAAAATTCATGAGTGATGATGTCTTTATATTTCTCCAAGACATACTCTTCGCCCTCGGCACTGAAAGCAACAGTGTAATACTCTTTCACTTGAGGGATCTTCTTGAACAAATTGATAATTTCATCGGTCAATTCTTTTTCAGATTTCCCGGACAGTTCTTTTCTCAGCTGTGATATTGTGATGTTTTTCATGGGGTTGTATTGGATGATTTTTGAGATTACAGCGGACTCCGGGGCTTTCCATCAGGTATTTGAAGACCACGTCGTAGATGGGGTTGGCTCTGCGCATCAATTCAACCTCCTTTCTGAAGTGCTGGAAGAAGAGTTATTCAGAGCTTTTCAGCCTTTTTTTCAGTTCCGCAATTATTCTTTCTTGTTCATCCAACTTTCTGTCCTTCTCATCCAGCTGTTTGTCCTTTTCCTCTAACTTTTTCTTATGCTTTTCTATTGACCTCTCCATATTCTCCAGCTCCTCCAGAATATCGTCCTCCGCGTCCATCGTGTCCATAACCTGTTTCTCCGCCGCAGCCCTGATCAGCCGTCTGACCAGTCTTCGGTATTCTTCGGGATAGTCTTCCTCGTTGATCTCCAGGATATGATCGCTCACCTTTCTGTGCTGATCAAAGATACTGAGCAACTGCTCCAAGCGGCTTCGGTAGGGCTGTTGTAGGCTCGGTATCTGAACAACAAAGCTGTCGTGGGTCAGGCTTTCGATGAACTTCTCCCGACAGGCAAGCTGCTCCCCGGTGATGCCGTCGTAGTACGCTCTCTGCACCTTGATCACGGCCCTGTCCGTGCCGCGCAGACGATGGCCGAGGAAATAGATGCTGATGATGGGCAGGGCCTTTCTGTTGCCGTCGTCATCATGATAGACGTTCTCCCGGTTTCTGTACTGTTCGCCCAGATAGCGGCGGAAGCGCATGATGTCGGTGGAAAACTTGGCCTTCTGGATTTCAATGATGACCTTGCGGTATCCGTCCTCTTTCAGGCGGATTTTGGCGGCAAAGTCGAGGCGGTACACGGTGATGCAGCGGTTCCGTCCGGAGAACTCAGCGGTGCTCTCCTGCGGATGGAAGTTAAGCTCGACGATCTCCTCGCCGATGATCTCGGACAGCAGCAGCACGGCGGATTCGCGGTCTTCCATCAGGTACTTGAAGACCACATCGTAGATAGGGTTGGCTATGCGCATCGATCAATCCAATAATAGGGACGTTGCTTTTGATGCATCACCGCAATAATGACAATTTCATCCGGGTCGTTGCGGTACAGCAGACTGTATGGGAATTGCGGCAGCAGGTATCTTTGTATGCCTGATCCGACGTGAGGCCAAGTTTCCGGATTCTCTCGAATCTGCTCTATTCCCAGTTCAACGGCGGCGAGAAAACGTTCTCCGAGTCGGGCTGCACACGCTTCATAGTATAATGCGGCTTCAGTCATCTCGACTTCCGCAGGCAGCAGAAAACGAAGTTCTTTCATCTGATTTCACGCAGTTTTGCGCGGGCGTCCCGAAAAACTTCTTCCGCTGATCGACTTGGAATATTGCCCTCCTTATATTTCCGATAACGTCTCCCGGCTTCTTTCACCCAGAGGCTTTCGCATTCCGATTCATTGAGTTCATCCAAGCTGCTGATCAGGCGGGAAAGCAGGACAGATCGTTCCTGCAGCGGCAATTGACGGGCCAGTTGTTCGCATTGTTCCAGATCGGTATTCATTATGAACGGTTCCTTGAAGTATTAAATTGATACAGGCAATGATTCTTCATTCGTAACGATTTATTATAGCACAGAAACTGTAAGGGCGAAAAATTTTTCGCCCCTGCAGCGGACTCTGGGTCTTTCTATCAGATCGTTGAAGACCACGTCGCAGATCGGGTTGGCTATGCGCATGGTTTTTTCTCAGAAGGATATTACCGGTAGTTCTCATCATCAGCAGTGCAAGCACCACCATTATCGCCATGATCCGAGATATCATATCCACCGTCATTTGATATAAGCTGACACATAGCGCAATCATATCCGTTAAGAGGAACATCGACAACATTATATTCTTGAAGTGAAATTTCTCTGGTAATAGTTTGGCTATAGGAGGAACCAGAACAAGTGTTCCCATAATGGTCTTGAAAAAAAACACAGTTTAAAGTAACCGAAAACTCATTAACAGGATTAGTGTAATTATCCGTGTAAATCTCAAATCTTGCCTCATTATTCGTTGGGCTGTAACAGCCTTGGTTCGTATAGGTATTACGAAATGATCTCATATATAAATTATTGTTAACCTCAATGGTTGTTTCTTCAAATTGCCTTCCAATTTCCCCCAAAACGCCATGCCCTGACGCGAAAACAGTGTACTCATCGCCTTTATTTTCTCCAAAAGTTAAGGTTGCGTCACAAGAGATCCAAATCCCAGTTTTGCTGCATCCATCCGAGGTTATAACAGCATCATCAGGAAATACTTCCCACCGAATTGAATCCCAAGAAAAACTATTGTTTTTTCCATCGTCAATTCCTACTGATAACCTCATTTCATCATCATTTATTGAACCGCTCGTGGTAATTCCGCTTAGACGAGGAATTGAAAAAAACTTCAGATATCCAATCGGGTAGATGCATCCTTCGTCCGAACCCAGCAAACATGTCTCGGGCAATACATCCCAAGATTTTCCAAGGATACGAAGATTGACGGCCAAATTGCTTTCAAGCCCTAATTGGGCATCAAAATAGATCAACTGCATTGTTCGCTCCGGATGAGCCGCCAAAAAATCAATATTATCAGTAATTAGAGTTGACCCTATATCAGATTTGATAAATGGTTCGACGGTGAGTGTTGCACTGGCAACCTTGTAAAAACGCACCTCAACTGACGGAATAAGCCGAATTGTCGCATGGGCATATCCAAATATCTCCAAAGAAGGCTGTAACGATGCACTTTCATCTGAAATGATATAAGGTGTCCATTTCTCTCCATCATAGCTGGTACCTATTTCGATACTTTTAGATACATCAGCAGAGGCTTGAGCATTAATTTCAGAACTTGCCTGTGTCGTAGCTTCTACGTTCATTTTCAGTGTTATTTCTTGATAAACCGGTATACCAGACGGACCTAATAAATAAATGGATGTCCATTTTTTCTGCCAAAGCTGCCAGTCTTTCTCCCATTGTCCCGATGCCGAAAAATTATATTTTGCCAGTGCGTTAAAGGACAGAGTACCTTTTGCTGCGACCTTAGCACTTTTCAGTTCTTTAAAAACAAGACCACCCCATTCCGCCTCGGTGATTACCTTGGGTTCAAATTTAGCAGTAACGCTTGCAGTGAATTGCTGACTGCTGCTTTCAGCATACGTTATGATACTTGAGCTGCCTTGAGGAACTACACTCAGCTTATCCTCTTGATAGGCAAAATCTGTCTGTTCTGCTGAGAGTAAATTGTTCTTCCAGTCAATTCTCCTGTACCTGTCTTCGCTTTGCATTGCGCTGAGATTACCGGAAGCAACATTGTTACTCATGCTCTGTTGCGCAGCCTCTTCCTGCACATCAACAAGTTTCATGGATGAGTATATTGAGGCGCGATCAAACACATCGCTTAATGATGCGTCACTTGTCACTACAGATACCGAACCATCAGTTAATTTTGTTGCAGAAACAACACGACGTAACGTAGTGCCGCCCGCAACATTTTCGGCAATCAGAATGTTATCAGTTCCCGGCGGAGTACCTGTGGAAAAAAGGTACGTAATGTCGTCATCAGTTGTATATTTGCCAAGACCGAGATCTTCCGCCTGCACCACAACGGAGGAAGCATCCGGCAAAACTGTATTTTGAAAGGTTTTCGCTTGCAGAGTATTAGAACTTTCTTTGCTGCTGTCGCTGTATTCGGCTACAATAACAGCATAATACAGTTTACCAGCTTCCAGTCCTGAAATTTCAGCCTGCGTACTGTCTGTTACCGTCTTTTTAAGGGTAGCCGGACCGGGAGTAAATTCCTCTTGC contains:
- a CDS encoding DUF6155 family protein, with product MKNITISQLRKELSGKSEKELTDEIINLFKKIPQVKEYYTVAFSAEGEEYVLEKYKDIITHEFFPKRGYGKARLSVAKKAISDFKKISDKPHLIVDIMLHYVEQGVNYTAQYGDIDAPFYSSMCNMFNDAIGLAEKHGSLSPFQKKCEKIVSEACDGWGFKDELSFIYDNSFIEE
- a CDS encoding fibronectin type III domain-containing protein, whose product is MSSAQQGIKDTMSSRIRTVFFGVGIILFLIASVGSSANECLASSSADMEKAVRVMRMLTGHEESCTDLDVDGSGKVGSGDAELALKQAAGRGNIQLSLMVATGTNSLELAWLPASHEGSIRYDIHLSEQEEFTPGPATLKKTVTDSTQAEISGLEAGKLYYAVIVAEYSDSSKESSNTLQAKTFQNTVLPDASSVVVQAEDLGLGKYTTDDDITYLFSTGTPPGTDNILIAENVAGGTTLRRVVSATKLTDGSVSVVTSDASLSDVFDRASIYSSMKLVDVQEEAAQQSMSNNVASGNLSAMQSEDRYRRIDWKNNLLSAEQTDFAYQEDKLSVVPQGSSSIITYAESSSQQFTASVTAKFEPKVITEAEWGGLVFKELKSAKVAAKGTLSFNALAKYNFSASGQWEKDWQLWQKKWTSIYLLGPSGIPVYQEITLKMNVEATTQASSEINAQASADVSKSIEIGTSYDGEKWTPYIISDESASLQPSLEIFGYAHATIRLIPSVEVRFYKVASATLTVEPFIKSDIGSTLITDNIDFLAAHPERTMQLIYFDAQLGLESNLAVNLRILGKSWDVLPETCLLGSDEGCIYPIGYLKFFSIPRLSGITTSGSINDDEMRLSVGIDDGKNNSFSWDSIRWEVFPDDAVITSDGCSKTGIWISCDATLTFGENKGDEYTVFASGHGVLGEIGRQFEETTIEVNNNLYMRSFRNTYTNQGCYSPTNNEARFEIYTDNYTNPVNEFSVTLNCVFFQDHYGNTCSGSSYSQTITREISLQEYNVVDVPLNGYDCAMCQLISNDGGYDISDHGDNGGACTADDENYR
- a CDS encoding addiction module protein; this translates as MNTDLEQCEQLARQLPLQERSVLLSRLISSLDELNESECESLWVKEAGRRYRKYKEGNIPSRSAEEVFRDARAKLREIR
- a CDS encoding type II toxin-antitoxin system RelE/ParE family toxin — encoded protein: MKELRFLLPAEVEMTEAALYYEACAARLGERFLAAVELGIEQIRENPETWPHVGSGIQRYLLPQFPYSLLYRNDPDEIVIIAVMHQKQRPYYWIDRCA